A genome region from Hevea brasiliensis isolate MT/VB/25A 57/8 chromosome 9, ASM3005281v1, whole genome shotgun sequence includes the following:
- the LOC110656980 gene encoding uncharacterized protein LOC110656980 yields the protein MMVMKVKEEEEELYDVDSADQVIDAPPCSVYFGTRGAAFPRSVSFQGRATGPTRRSTKGHWTEEEDYILTESVRRFHGKKWRKIAECLPQRTVSQCFTRWNRVLNPAIVKGTWTKEEDDCIIESVRRYGPRKWSVMARSLPGRLGKQCRERWHNHLDPAIRRSSWTEEEELTLTYYHEIYGNKWTEIARFLPGRLSFWHSNFLTALTDNAIKNHWNCIVKKKLDSNSPAYAEDLCKVGSLNFCSCAMKTDSKEVKEERQNPDELVSVHGRMGLMCSGDMGTAELLCGLANGGQNQLEAKYGMVGTSDSSVEIDELMNGIHFDDRGANGCGAMIGCRRNKSSALEAVLPFPLNSAKSPNRLSGHELGVLHSEFGNETENSYSFTSATGGDRSVIEKESKFHKMNMHIQPVDRNQRCIHHESAQPKDLVTNLDGADPSIGHHHVLHANSPFSCSTPRNCARYTCQW from the exons ATGATGGTGATGAAAGttaaggaggaggaggaggaattgTATGATGTAGATTCTGCAGACCAAGTCATAGATGCTCCTCCTTGTTCAGTTTATTTTGGAACTCGTGGCGCTGCTTTTCCTAGATCAGTTTCTTTTCAAGG GAGGGCAACTGGACCAACTCGACGGTCAACTAAAGGACACTGGACGGAAGAAGAG GATTATATTCTTACGGAATCAGTTAGAAGGTTCCATGGGAAGAAATGGAGAAAAATAG CTGAGTGTCTTCCCCAAAGGACGGTTTCTCAGTGCTTTACTCGCTGGAATAGGGTTCTTAATCCTGCAATTGTCAAAGGAACTTGGACAAAAGAG GAGGATGACTGTATCATAGAGTCAGTCAGAAGGTATGGTCCAAGGAAATGGTCTGTTATGGCAAGGTCCTTGCCAGGTCGCCTAGGCAAGCAATGCAGGGAAAG GTGGCACAACCACTTAGACCCGGCTATAAGGAGATCTTCATGGACAGAAGAAGAGGAGTTGACTCTTACCTACTACCATGAAATATATGGGAACAAGTGGACAGAGATAGCAAGGTTTCTGCCTGGAAG GTTATCATTTTGGCACTCAAATTTCTTAACTGCATT GACTGATAATGCAATAAAAAATCACTGGAATTGCATAGTGAAGAAGAAGTTGGATTCAAATTCCCCTGCTTATGCAGAGGATCTGTGTAAAGTTGGTTCTCTCAATTTCTGCAGTTGTGCAATGAAAACAGACAGCAAAGAGGTGAAGGAAGAAAGACAGAATCCTGATGAATTAGTCTCTGTTCATGGAAGGATGGGGTTGATGTGTAGTGGTGACATGGGTACTGCAGAGTTGCTCTGTGGACTCGCTAATGGAGGACAAAACCAACTAGAAGCAAAATATGGTATGGTAGGAACTTCTGATTCTTCAGTTGAGATAGATGAACTGATGAATGGAATACATTTTGATGACAGAGGTGCAAATGGTTGTGGTGCAATGATCGGATGTAGAAGAAACAAGAGCAGTGCCCTTGAGGCTGTTCTTCCCTTCCCCCTCAATTCAGCCAAATCCCCTAACAGGCTTAGTGGTCATGAATTAGGTGTTTTGCATTCAGAATTCGGCAATGAAACTGAAAATTCATATTCATTTACTTCTGCAACTGGAGGAGACAGGAGTGTAATTGAAAAGGAAAGCAAATTTCACAAAATGAATATGCATATACAACCAGTGGACAGAAACCAGCGCTGTATCCATCACGAGTCAGCCCAGCCAAAGGACTTGGTTACTAACTTAGATGGTGCTGATCCTTCTATTGGACATCATCATGTTTTGCATGCAAATAGTCCATTTTCTTGTTCTACTCCTAGAAACTGTGCTCGATATACCTGTCAGTGGTAA
- the LOC110656960 gene encoding thaumatin-like protein, translating to MYLSPFAFISSSPPPHNKTSLPKIVNFLESLPALSFLFATFYFTLANAATFDITNRCPYTVWAAASPGGGRQLSTGETWTIGADPGTKEARIWARTNCQFDDSGNGKCETGDCNGLLVCQGYGAAPNTLAEYALDQYEHKDFIDMSLIDEFNVPMEFSPASGSCTRVIKCTADILGQCPNESKVSRGCNGPCPVFKTEEHCCNSGNCGPTDFSRFFKDRCPDAYSYPKDDPTSLFTCPTGTSYEVIF from the coding sequence ATGTATCTCTCTCCCTTCGCATTTATTTCTTCATCCCCACCACCACACAACAAAACCTCATTGCCCAAAATAGTGAACTTCCTTGAATCCCTGCctgcactttccttcctttttgcCACCTTTTACTTCACCCTTGCCAATGCAGCCACGTTTGACATAACCAACAGATGCCCTTACACAGTGTGGGCGGCTGCCTCACCTGGCGGTGGCAGGCAACTCAGCACCGGTGAGACATGGACTATCGGTGCTGATCCTGGCACTAAAGAGGCACGCATTTGGGCACGAACCAATTGCCAATTTGATGATTCTGGGAATGGCAAGTGCGAGACTGGTGACTGCAATGGGCTTCTAGTTTGCCAAGGCTATGGTGCAGCCCCTAACACCCTAGCTGAATACGCACTAGACCAATATGAACACAAAGATTTTATCGATATGTCTTTGATTGATGAGTTTAATGTTCCTATGGAGTTTAGTCCAGCTTCAGGAAGTTGCACCCGAGTGATCAAATGCACTGCAGATATATTAGGGCAGTGTCCTAATGAATCGAAGGTCTCTAGAGGATGTAATGGTCCATGCCCTGTGTTCAAGACTGAGGAACATTGTTGCAATTCTGGCAACTGTGGCCCTACAGATTTCTCTAGGTTTTTCAAGGATAGGTGCCCAGATGCTTACAGTTACCCTAAGGATGACCCTACAAGTTTGTTTACTTGCCCTACTGGTACTAGCTATGAGGTTATATTCTGA